DNA from Cottoperca gobio chromosome 4, fCotGob3.1, whole genome shotgun sequence:
CATCTACTGACTTAGGTTACTTACTCACTTAAGGTTACGTGAGGTCGGATATaacaatgtctttaaataaatCTTACTACACGTCATGTCATATTTTCTGTTAAAGCAACATGATTTGAAGGAAGGGAttgaagaagtattcagatcatttaagtactctactgctactactactactactgctactgctactactactactgctactactactactgctactgctactactactactactactgctactgctactgctactactactactgctactactactactgctactgctactactgctactgctactactactactactactactgctactactactactactactactactactactactactactactactactactactactactactactactcggCCACGTTAAAATCATGCAGTCGAAATTTCCTTCAAGTAAAATGTAGCctactttaatttaaatgtgtatgcagAATAGCTTCCTTAATGgaactatttttattattaattattattaggcAATTAATATAGGCTATGCGCCATTTAATGTTGGGGTAGTATAGTCTTTTAATTAATCATTCCATGAGCTATGTTTGTATGTGGGcttaaatctctctctctctctctctctctctctctctctctctctctctctctctatatatatatatatatatatatatatatatatatatatatatatatatatatatatatatatatatataaaatggaGTAACCTAGCTAAAATATGTCCATCAAATTAAAAAGTTTAGAAAATAATAGTTTAGAACTAATAATTATGTTAGTTTGTATCAAGATTGTAGACTAAtttagatggatggatggatggatggatggatggatggatggatggatggatggatggatggatagatagataaagatacaaatgttttaaacttgtTTCAGTCTCGTGCCATGTCCACTGCTGACGGTCCGAGGGCCGCTGCTCCGTGTCAGCCCTCCTCCTCAGTGGAGAGCAGCGGCTGCATGGAGCCCGATCCCGACCATGAACTCCTCTTCCCGGTGACACGCTCCTTCCTGCTGGCTCGACGTCTCCTGAATTTACAGGCCTACCGCTGCCACGTGACACGCCGCAAGAGGGAGATGATGCCCACCGATAAGAAAGATTCCAGCTACTGGGATAAGCGACGCAAGAACAACCAGGCAGCCAAGCGGTCCAGGGAGAAAAGGAGGCTGAGCGACATGATGCAGGAGGGTCAGCTGCTGGCGCTGAGTGAGGAGAATGCGCAGCTGCGGGCTCAGGTGCTCAGCCTGCAGTACCACGGCAGCCTGAGTGCAGAGAAGAGCAAAGCTGCTTGTGCAACATCCACCGCATCTGTTTCTACTTTGCCCGCATCACCTAGACCTGCCATCTTCCAGCCAGGACTCTGGGGTAACAGCAGGAGCAATGCATCTTCAGTCCTGAGTGCGAGGCAACAACAAACAGACAGCCACTTATTTGAGGCCAATGTTCCTTACTTTAGCTTTACTCCCCAAAGTTTACACAATCGTGGCACACAGAAAGGCATCTTCCCCCTCTCCGGGCCCCGGGTCCTTTCTCCCCGAGCAGTGTTGGAGGGCGGGAGGTCAGTGGAAGCAGAGATGGATGCTCAGCGACAGGTCTCCTCCAGCGATGACATCCACAACTCCACCGATGCATCTTCCATCCGGGCATTTCTGCCCACACCTGACACACTCCACCATGCCTCCATCCTGTCACCTGGAAATTGGCTGATGCCCCATCTGAATCACCCGGCAGTGTGCAATACATTTCTGCTGCCTTGGCGGTCTTCCTACCTGGCCCCACCGGCTGTCTACCCCGGCATGCCTCTCTACATTCAGGAGAGACAAGGCCAGAGTGTCGGTGTGGAAGCAGACATTCAGCTGGGGGGATTCAAGAGCCGGTTCAGCAGAGCACCGGCTGGGCTGTCTCAACTCGGGATGCACCTCAGTCCTGATGGACGCTAACAGTTTGACTGTCACATCGTTTATTACTGAACAAAGCTTAGCCCACTTTATGTTGTGATGCTTGAAGTCttgtaaacatgtatttccagCTGTTTAAATGGCCAATGAGGAGGCAtattgaaaacagaaacaaaatacaatGTACAGTATTCCAAAGTGAGTATATTTACCGACATATAATCTGCGTGGAGAATATTTTTAATGCAGCCTCaactgtctgactgtgtgtggtttcaaatgtttgttttcttttataaattatattttgatatatagaataaataaatgaaaaaaagtggGTTGATGGGAGTTAAGATTGATGGtttgtgattttctttacaGTTTATCTGCGGCTAACCCAGCGAAACTAGGTTGTTGATCTGGTATTCCCCTTTATCCCCACTGCGTGATTTCCCAGCAACCTTTAAGTCAATGGAAAACGTTGAACCGTTTATTTGTAGGCTTACATCCTATGCTATTCTTCTGTGCTTAATCTTTGTTCAAGTCAGGATATCAATGCAATTACTAAATGCTTGCAAACCTACTtttaagtaaaagaaaacaaagctgtgGGGTATTCTTCATCTTTATTGACCCGTAGGTCAATAGATTATGTCATAGCTGCTCTGCAAAATGTTCCCTGAGTAAATATAATGGCGAATAAAATAATAGGCCTCATTGATATTTTAAAGATCAgcagcattttttaaaaacatttaaaagttttaaaaaaagaaatatatctATTAATCTACCTACTTATTGCTTATTTGAGCAGTTTATATTAACTGAGGCCTGTATTCATACAAGAGGgttaaaaatgaaatgcaaatgattGTAACACTATGGTTGAACCATCTTAAAGCTTTTATTCCAAAATCAATCTCGAAAGTCTGTTCCCTGGCGCTGTCACTCAAATAAACTTAAACAGTAACAGGCTGATGAATTATTACAAGATAATAAGCAGGCAATGTTTGTTGCTTTTAACAGAAGAGATGTTTAAAACGTATTCATTCATCCTTACGTCATCTCTGACCATATTCTGGCCTCGTAACTGGGGATCCCGCAGTC
Protein-coding regions in this window:
- the LOC115007233 gene encoding uncharacterized protein LOC115007233, which encodes MSTADGPRAAAPCQPSSSVESSGCMEPDPDHELLFPVTRSFLLARRLLNLQAYRCHVTRRKREMMPTDKKDSSYWDKRRKNNQAAKRSREKRRLSDMMQEGQLLALSEENAQLRAQVLSLQYHGSLSAEKSKAACATSTASVSTLPASPRPAIFQPGLWGNSRSNASSVLSARQQQTDSHLFEANVPYFSFTPQSLHNRGTQKGIFPLSGPRVLSPRAVLEGGRSVEAEMDAQRQVSSSDDIHNSTDASSIRAFLPTPDTLHHASILSPGNWLMPHLNHPAVCNTFLLPWRSSYLAPPAVYPGMPLYIQERQGQSVGVEADIQLGGFKSRFSRAPAGLSQLGMHLSPDGR